Proteins from a single region of Synchiropus splendidus isolate RoL2022-P1 chromosome 3, RoL_Sspl_1.0, whole genome shotgun sequence:
- the slc51a gene encoding organic solute transporter subunit alpha, which yields MDNATVDPRCSEPPPLAIDIIQNLDIFGTILYSLLSFMAVTSMLIYIEECVYIYKKVPSHKKSIIIWVNGAAPVIASMSCMGMWVPRSIMFTDMFSACYFAIVVFKFLILMLEEVGGDEVFLRRGPKHKLKISTGPCCCCCPCLPHVEITRRSLFLLKLGSFQFALLKIVFTILSIVLWTNGTFDLSDLSITGAAIWINPFVGVLTIIALWPVAIMFMHLRLALRTLKIIPKYAMYQLVLVLSQLQTAIINILALNGTIACSPPFSAPVRGYMLSQQLLILEMFIITLVTRLLYRRRYDPIPEEESPVKEDEAKMIEHP from the exons ATGGACAACGCAACAGTTGACCCAAGATGCAGCGAACCACCTCCACTCGCCATCGACATCATCCAGA ACCTGGACATCTTTGGCACCATCCTTTACTCGTTGCTGAGCTTCATGGCAGTCACGTCCATGCTCATCTACattgaggagtgtgtttataTCTATAAGAAGGTTCCCTCACACAAGAAGAGCATCATCATTTGGGTGAACGGAGCTGCACCG GTCATTGCCTCCATGTCTTGCATGGGAATGTGGGTTCCCAGATCCATCATGTTTACGGACATGTTCTCAGCCTG CTACTTTGCAATTGTGGTGTTTAAGTTCCTGATCCTGATGTTGGAGGAGGTGGGAGGTGACGAGGTGTTCCTGCGGCGGGGGCCCAAACACAAGCTGAAGATCAGCACcggaccctgctgctgctgctgcccctgcCTGCCACATGTGGAAATCACACG AcgctccctcttcctcctcaagcTTGGCTCCTTTCAGTTTGCTTTGCTGAAAATTGTCTTCACCATCCTCTCGATTGTTCTATGGACCAATGGGACCTTTGACCTGTCTGAT TTGTCAATTACCGGTGCAGCCATTTGGATTAACCCCTTCGTGGGCGTGTTGACGATCATCGCCCTGTGGCCCGTCGCCATCATGTTCATGCACCTGAGGTTAGCTTTACGGACACTTAAGATCATCCCCAAGTACGCCATGTATCAG TTGGTGCTGGTCCTGAGTCAGCTGCAGACCgccatcatcaacattttggCTTTGAATGGAACCATTGCCTGTTCGCCGCCGTTCTCTGCTCCAGTCAGAGGATACA tgctgagtcagcagctccTGATCCTGGAGATGTTCATCATCACGCTGGTGACGCGACTTCTGTACAGGCGACGCTATGATCCTATACCAGAGGAGGAAAGTCCTGTGAAAGAGGATGAGGCCAAGATGATTGAACATCCTTAG
- the zdhhc20b gene encoding palmitoyltransferase ZDHHC20-B isoform X1 has product MAPTHVLRCCQRGLAWIPVVFIAMVVCWSYYAYVLKLCICTISNIGEKVAYLIFFHLFFVMFVWSYWKTIFTKPTNPSKEFCLPKAEKECYEKEERPESQQEILWRAASSLPLYTRTGAGAIRYCDRCQVIKPDRCHHCSACDMCVLKMDHHCPWVNNCVGFSNYKFFILFLAYSLLYCLFIAATVLQYFIEFWTLCRRKSVENCPKNERDPQAKFHVLFLFFVAAMFCISILSLFSYHLWLVGKNRSTIEAFRAPVFRTGSDKNGFSLGFRKNIAQVFGDQMRFWLFPVFTSQGDGLTFPTRLVNADVEQATVTLHPAPNKSAEVTVSPLSDSQNRLLNNDQHANNTLKTAESENVTISMESES; this is encoded by the exons ATGGCGCCCACACACGTCCTGAGATGCTGTCAGCGGGGTTTAGCATGGATACCTGTGGTTTTCATCGCCATGGTCGTCTGCTGGTCTTATTACGCCTATGTGCTGAAGCTTTGTATAT GTACGATCTCCAATATAGGAGAGAAGG TTGCCTACCTGATCTTCTTCCACCTCTtttttgtgatgtttgtgtggtCTTACTGGAAGACCATCTTCACAAAGCCAACGAACCCTTCCAAAGAG TTTTGCCTGCCAAAGGCAGAGAAGGAGTGCTACGAGAAGGAGGAGAGACCGGAGTCCCAGCAGGAGATTCTGTGGCGAGCCGCTTCCAGCTTGCCGCTTTACACTCGCACCGGAGCTGGTG CAATCCGATACTGTGACAGATGTCAAGTCATAAAGCCAGATCGGTGTCATCACTGCTCTGCATGTGACAT GTGTGTACTGAAGATGGACCACCATTGTCCCTG GGTGAACAACTGTGTGGGATTCTCCAATTACAAGTTTTTCATCCTCTTCCTGGCCTATTCCCTGCTCTATTGTTTGTTCATCGCAGCCACTGTGCTGCAGTATTTCATAGAATTCTGGACA CTTTGCCGGAGGAAATCAGTAGAGAACTGCCCAAAG AATGAACGAGACCCTCAAGCCAAGTTCCAtgtcttgtttctctttttcgTGGCGGCCATGTTCTGCATCAGTATTCTGTCCCTGTTCAGCTACCACCTGTGGCTGGTGGGCAAGAACAGATCTACTATCG AGGCGTTCAGAGCCCCAGTGTTTCGGACGGGCTCCGATAAGAACGGCTTTTCTCTGGGTTTCCGGAAGAATATCGCTCAGGTCTTTGGAGACCAGATGAGGTTCTGGCTGTTTCCAGTCTTCACCAG TCAAGGTGACGGTCTGACGTTTCCCACGCGTCTGGTCAATGCTGATGTGGAGCAGGCGACAGTGACTCTGCACCCTGCACCCAATAAGAG TGCTGAAGTTACTGTGAGTCCTCTTAGTGATTCACAGAATCGTCTTCTGAACAATGACCAGCATGCCAACAACACCCTCAAGACAG CCGAGAGTGAAAACGTCACCATCTCCATGGAGAGTGAGTCCTAA
- the zdhhc20b gene encoding palmitoyltransferase ZDHHC20-B isoform X2, with product MAPTHVLRCCQRGLAWIPVVFIAMVVCWSYYAYVLKLCICTISNIGEKVAYLIFFHLFFVMFVWSYWKTIFTKPTNPSKEFCLPKAEKECYEKEERPESQQEILWRAASSLPLYTRTGAGAIRYCDRCQVIKPDRCHHCSACDMCVLKMDHHCPWVNNCVGFSNYKFFILFLAYSLLYCLFIAATVLQYFIEFWTNERDPQAKFHVLFLFFVAAMFCISILSLFSYHLWLVGKNRSTIEAFRAPVFRTGSDKNGFSLGFRKNIAQVFGDQMRFWLFPVFTSQGDGLTFPTRLVNADVEQATVTLHPAPNKSAEVTVSPLSDSQNRLLNNDQHANNTLKTAESENVTISMESES from the exons ATGGCGCCCACACACGTCCTGAGATGCTGTCAGCGGGGTTTAGCATGGATACCTGTGGTTTTCATCGCCATGGTCGTCTGCTGGTCTTATTACGCCTATGTGCTGAAGCTTTGTATAT GTACGATCTCCAATATAGGAGAGAAGG TTGCCTACCTGATCTTCTTCCACCTCTtttttgtgatgtttgtgtggtCTTACTGGAAGACCATCTTCACAAAGCCAACGAACCCTTCCAAAGAG TTTTGCCTGCCAAAGGCAGAGAAGGAGTGCTACGAGAAGGAGGAGAGACCGGAGTCCCAGCAGGAGATTCTGTGGCGAGCCGCTTCCAGCTTGCCGCTTTACACTCGCACCGGAGCTGGTG CAATCCGATACTGTGACAGATGTCAAGTCATAAAGCCAGATCGGTGTCATCACTGCTCTGCATGTGACAT GTGTGTACTGAAGATGGACCACCATTGTCCCTG GGTGAACAACTGTGTGGGATTCTCCAATTACAAGTTTTTCATCCTCTTCCTGGCCTATTCCCTGCTCTATTGTTTGTTCATCGCAGCCACTGTGCTGCAGTATTTCATAGAATTCTGGACA AATGAACGAGACCCTCAAGCCAAGTTCCAtgtcttgtttctctttttcgTGGCGGCCATGTTCTGCATCAGTATTCTGTCCCTGTTCAGCTACCACCTGTGGCTGGTGGGCAAGAACAGATCTACTATCG AGGCGTTCAGAGCCCCAGTGTTTCGGACGGGCTCCGATAAGAACGGCTTTTCTCTGGGTTTCCGGAAGAATATCGCTCAGGTCTTTGGAGACCAGATGAGGTTCTGGCTGTTTCCAGTCTTCACCAG TCAAGGTGACGGTCTGACGTTTCCCACGCGTCTGGTCAATGCTGATGTGGAGCAGGCGACAGTGACTCTGCACCCTGCACCCAATAAGAG TGCTGAAGTTACTGTGAGTCCTCTTAGTGATTCACAGAATCGTCTTCTGAACAATGACCAGCATGCCAACAACACCCTCAAGACAG CCGAGAGTGAAAACGTCACCATCTCCATGGAGAGTGAGTCCTAA
- the LOC128756348 gene encoding arylamine N-acetyltransferase, pineal gland isozyme NAT-3-like has protein sequence MDVGKYLSRIGYVGPVEPTFEVLRSVHRRHLLSVPFENLTTHSGGRVQLEPSLIFEKIVNRRRGGFCCENNGLFYWLLVQMGFQVTRLSGQVGYPDGLYGPPFDHMILMVTLDGRRWLCDVGFGAPGIFFPLSLDTSDPQEQGHRVYRVREDSGMHFLEWQGEGCTAETQEWTSLYKFTFEPRAVEDFEQMSLHHQTSVDSFIFCKSFCTLAKPHGRSTYIGFKLTNTTYPTGTEGVTKTTRELKADEITDILAEEFGIVLDSPLIPKDEPVTPIDVVY, from the coding sequence ATGGATGTGGGGAAATACTTGTCTCGTATCGGGTATGTGGGACCCGTTGAACCCACTTTCGAAGTGCTTCGGTCGGTCCATAGACGGCACCTGTTGTCGGTTCCGTTTGAAAACCTGACGACCCACAGCGGCGGAAGAGTGCAGCTCGAACCTTCGCTTATTTTTGAGAAGATCGTGAATCGACGTCGGGGCGGATTCTGCTGTGAAAACAACGGCCTCTTCTACTGGCTCCTGGTCCAAATGGGCTTCCAGGTCACGAGGTTATCTGGCCAGGTCGGGTATCCTGACGGGCTCTACGGGCCTCCGTTTGACCACATGATTCTGATGGTGACTCTGGATGGTCGCCGCTGGCTGTGCGACGTCGGTTTTGGTGCTCCCGGTATCTTCTTCCCGCTGTCCCTGGACACCAGTGATCCACAGGAACAGGGCCACAGAGTTTACCGGGTCAGGGAAGATTCCGGAATGCATTTTCTGGAGTGGCAAGGAGAGGGGTGCACAGCTGAGACTCAGGAGTGGACCTCCCTTTACAAGTTTACTTTTGAACCCAGAGCTGTGGAGGACTTTGAACAGATGTCCCTGCATCATCAGACTTCAGTGGACTCCTTCATCTTCTGCAAGTCCTTTTGCACTTTGGCGAAACCCCATGGGAGGTCGACCTACATCGGCTTCAAGCTGACCAACACCACGTATCCGACAGGGACGGAAGGAGTGACCAAAACCACCAGAGAACTGAAGGCAGATGAAATCACAGATATTTTGGCTGAGGAGTTTGGAATTGTGCTGGACTCCCCACTCATTCCCAAGGACGAGCCCGTGACCCCTATCGATGTCGTGTATTGA
- the LOC128756409 gene encoding arylamine N-acetyltransferase, pineal gland isozyme NAT-3-like: MDVGKYLSRIGYVGPVESTFEVLRSVHRRHLLSVPFENLTIHSGGRVQREPSLLFEKIVNRRRGGFCCENNGLFYWLLVQMGFQVTRLSGQVRYPDGLYGPPFDHMILMVTLDGRRWLCDVGFGAPGIFFPLSLDTSDPQEQGHRVYRVREDSGMHFLEWQGEGSTAKTQEWTSLYKFTFEPRAAGDFEQMCLHHQTSEYSLFFCKSLCTMAKPHGRSTYIGFKLTNTTYPTGTEGVTETTRELKADEITDILAEEFGIVLDSPLIPKDEPVTPLDVVY, from the coding sequence ATGGATGTGGGGAAATACTTGTCTCGTATCGGGTATGTGGGACCCGTTGAATCCACTTTCGAAGTGCTTCGGTCGGTCCATAGACGGCATCTGTTGTCGGTTCCGTTTGAAAACCTGACGATCCACAGCGGCGGAAGAGTGCAGCGCGAACCTTCGCTTCTTTTTGAGAAGATCGTGAATCGACGTCGGGGCGGATTCTGCTGTGAAAACAACGGCCTCTTCTACTGGCTCCTGGTCCAAATGGGCTTCCAGGTCACGAGGTTATCTGGCCAGGTCCGGTATCCTGACGGGCTCTACGGGCCTCCGTTTGACCACATGATTCTGATGGTGACTCTGGATGGTCGCCGCTGGCTGTGCGACGTCGGTTTTGGTGCTCCCGGTATCTTCTTCCCGCTGTCCCTGGACACCAGTGATCCACAGGAACAGGGCCACAGAGTTTACCGGGTCAGGGAAGATTCCGGAATGCATTTTCTGGAGTGGCAAGGAGAGGGGAGTACAGCCAAGACTCAGGAGTGGACCTCCCTTTACAAGTTTACTTTTGAACCCAGGGCTGCAGGGGACTTTGAACAGATGTGCCTGCATCATCAGACTTCAGAGTACTCGCTCTTCTTCTGCAAGTCCCTTTGCACGATGGCGAAACCCCATGGGAGGTCGACCTACATCGGCTTCAAGCTGACCAACACCACGTATCCGACAGGGACGGAAGGAGTGACTGAAACCACCAGAGAACTGAAGGCAGATGAAATCACAGATATTTTGGCTGAGGAGTTTGGAATTGTGCTGGACTCCCCACTCATTCCCAAGGACGAGCCAGTGACTCCACTCGATGTCGTGTATTGA
- the LOC128756408 gene encoding E3 ubiquitin-protein ligase MARCHF6-like, whose product MDTAEEADICRVCRSEGTPDKPLYHPCVCTGSIKFIHQECLVQWLKHSRKEYCELCKHRFAFTPIYSPDMPSRLPIQDICAGLLTSVGTAIRYWFHYTLVAFAWLGVVPLTACRIYKCLFTGSVSSLLTLPLDMLSTENLLADCLQGCFVVTCTLCAFISLVWLREQIVHGGAPQWLEQHQPQPPNAAGQAEAQAAGLGAADEPPAAQQVPAEPPAQDEVEPELPDVPADQGDDAELEEEEGAAAEEADANNGAQDDMNWNALEWDRAAEELTWERMLGLDGSLVFLEHVFWVVSLNTLFILVFAFCPYHIGHFSVVGLGFEEYVQASHFEGLITTIVGYILLAMTLILCHGLAALVRFQRSRRLLGVCYIVVKVSLLVVVEIGVFPLICGWWLDICSLEMFDASLKDRELSFKSAPGTTMFLHWLVGMVYVFYFASFILLLREVLRPGVLWFLRNLNDPDFNPVQEMIHLPIYRHLRRFILSVVVFGSIVLLMLWLPIRLIKLLLPTFLPYNVMLYSDAPVSELSLELLLLQVVLPALLEQGHTRQWLKGLVRAWTVSAGYLLDLHSYLLGEQENNDANQHVNNNNPPPAHHNNNNPAPAVGDGLHAAHQAILQQGGPVGFQPYHRPLRFPLRIVLLIAFMCITLLVASLVCLTLPVFTGRWLMSFWTGNSKIHELYTAACGLYVCWLSIRGVTVLLAWMPQGRTVIIHKVQEWTLMILKTLVVALLVAGVIPLLLGLLFELVIVAPLRVPLDQTPLFYPWQDWALGVLHAKIIAAITLMGPQWWLKTVIEQVYANGIRNIDLQFIIRKLAAPVISVLLLSLCVPYVIAAGVVPAVGVTPEMEILMQRRIYPFLLMVVSLIGILSFQIRQFKRLYEHIKNDKYLVGQRLVNYERKAGRGPSVPASNPVPE is encoded by the exons TTTGGTCCAGTGGTTGAAACACAGCAGGAAGGAATACTGTGAATTATGCAAACACCGATTTGCGTTCACACCAA TCTATTCTCCTGACATGCCCTCAAGACTCCCTATCCAGGACATTTGTGCTGGCTTGCTAACTAGTGTGGGCACGGCCATTCGCTACTGGTTCCATTACACACTGGTGGCCTTTGCGTGGCTTGGTGTGGTTCCTCTAACAGCAT GTCGAATCTACAAGTGTCTGTTTACTGGCTCTGTGAGCTCACTGTTGACACTGCCCCTCGACATGCTGTCGAC AGAGAACCTTCTGGCTGATTGTCTGCAGGGCTGTTTTGTTGTCACCTGCACCCTGTGTGCATTCATAAGCCTTGTTTGGCTGAGAGAACAGATAGTTCATGGTGGCGCCCCCCAGTGGTTAGAGCAGCACCAGCCGCAGCCACCTAATGCAGCCGGACAAGCTGAG GCACAAGCAGCAGGCCTGGGAGCAGCAGATGAGCCTCCAGCTGCCCAACAGGTCCCTGCTGAGCCGCCAGCCCAGGATGAGGTAGAGCCAGAGCTGCCTGATGTTCCAGCTGACCAGGGTGACGATGCAGAGctcgaggaagaggagggtgcaGCTGCTGAAGAGGCAGATGCCAACAATGGAGCACAAG aTGACATGAATTGGAATGCTTTGGAGTGGGACAGAGCAGCCGAGGAGCTCACATGGGAAAGG ATGCTCGGGCTGGATGGGTCACTGGTGTTCCTG GAACATGTATTTTGGGTCGTGTCTCTCAACACTCTCTTCATCCTGGTTTTTG CATTTTGTCCGTACCACATCGGTCATTTCTCTGTCGTGGGTCTGGGCTTTGAGGAATAT GTGCAGGCATCTCACTTTGAAGGATTGATTACCACAATCGTGGGATACATTCTGCTAGCCATGACGCTAATACTCTGCCAT GGACTTGCTGCTCTCGTCAGGTTCCAACGTTCTCGGCGTCTCTTGGGAGTCTGTTACATTGTGGTCAAG GTTTCTTTGCTGGTTGTCGTGGAGATTGGTGTGTTTCCACTGATCTGCGGTTGGTGGCTGGATATCTGCTCTTTA GAAATGTTTGATGCTTCACTGAAAGACAGAGAGCTGAGCTTTAAATCAGCACCTGGCACCACCATGTTTTTACACTGGTTAGTCGGGATGGTCTACGTCTTCTACTTTGCGTCATTTATTCTTCTCCTGAGAGAG GTTCTGCGACCTGGGGTTCTGTGGTTTCTGAGGAATCTGAATGATCCAGATTTCAACCCAGTGCAGGAGATGATTCATCTTCCCATCTACAGACACTTACGACGTTTCATTCTGTCAGTGGTGGTGTTTGGTTCCATCGTGTTGCTAATGCTGTGGCTGCCCATCAGGCTGATTAAACTCCTGCTGCCGACCTTCCTGCCGTACAACGTCATGCTTTACAG tGATGCCCCTGTCAGCGAGCTGTCGCTGGAGCTTTTATTACTGCAGGTGGTTTTGCCAGCTCTTCTGGAGCAGGGACACACACGACAGTGGCTGAAAGGTCTCGTGAGGGCCTGGACAGTTAGTGCTGGATACCTGCT AGATCTGCATTCATACTTGCTGGGCGAGCAAGAAAATAATGATGCCAACCAGCAtgtgaacaacaacaacccGCCGCCTGCTCACCATAATAACAACAACCCGGCTCCAGCAGTCGGTGATGGGCTCCATGCAGCCCACCAGGCCATCTTGCAACAAGGCGGACCTGTGGGCTTCCAGCCATACCACCGCCCCCTTCGCTTCCCTCTCAGG ATTGTCTTGCTGATAGCGTTCATGTGCATCACTCTGCTGGTGGCCAGTCTGGTGTGTTTAACACTGCCAG TCTTCACTGGACGCTGGTTGATGTCCTTTTGGACTGGAAACTCCAAAATACATGAGCTTTACACTGCAGCATGTGGCCTCTACGTCTGCTGGCTGTCAATTCGCGGGGTGACTGTGCTTCTGGCCTGGATGCCCCAAGGGCGCACGGTCATCATACATAAGGTCCAAGAGTGGACACTGATG ATTCTGAAGACACTTGTGGTTGCTCTGCTTGTTGCTGGAGTCATTCCGCTGCTGCTGGGTCTGCTGTTTGAACTGGTCATTGTGGCTCCACTCAGGGTGCCACTCGACCAGACGCCGCTTTTCTATCCCTGGCAG GACTGGGCTCTTGGGGTTCTTCACGCTAAAATCATTGCTGCTATCACTCTGATGGGCCCGCAGTGGTGGCTGAAGACCGTCATTGAGCAG GTTTATGCAAATGGGATACGCAACATTGACCTCCAGTTCATCATCCGTAAACTGGCTGCTCCCGTCATCTCAGTCTTGCTGCTGTCATTGTGTGTGCCGTACGTGATCGCGGCAGGCGTGGTGCCAGCTGTAG GTGTCACCCCAGAGATGGAGATACTCATGCAAAGGAGAATCTACCCCTTCCTCCTAATGGTGGTGTCACTGATCGGCATCCTGTCCTTCCAAATTCGCCAGTTCAAACGCCTCTATGAACACATCAAGAATGACAA ATACCTGGTCGGTCAAAGACTCGTCAACTATGAGAGGAAGGCTGGACGAGGACCTTCAGTTCCGGCATCCAATCCTGTCCCAGAGTAG